The following is a genomic window from Nguyenibacter vanlangensis.
TAATCGCCGGTGGCGGGATCGAGACCGGCGATGAGGGCGAGTTCGGAGAGGCGGCGTTCGCTGCCGCGACCGCGCAGCACCGCGACGAGATCGATGGTCTCGGCGATGAGCGCCTTGGGGACGGTGACGACAGCTTCCTGGATGAGCTGTTCGAGGCGCCGGATAGCGCCGAGCGCGGTGCCGGCGTGGATCGTTCCGATCCCGCCGGGGTGGCCGGTTCCCCAAGCTTTGAGCAAATCCAACGCTTCCGCGCCGCGCACCTCACCGATGGGGATGCGGTCTGGTCGTAAGCGCAGCGAGGAGCGAACGAGGTCGGACAGCGAAGCGACCCCGTCCTTGGTCCGCATCGCCACGAGGTTCGGCGCTCGGCACTGCAACTCGCGCGTATCCTCGATCAGCACCACGCGGTCGCTCGTGCCGGCGATCTCGGCCAGCAGCGCGTTGGTGAGCGTCGTCTTGCCGGTGCCGGTGCCGCCGGCGACGAGGATGTTCTTGCGCGTCGCGACGGCGGCCCGCAGGGCGGCCGTCTGGCCAGCGGTCATAGTGCCGGCGGCGACGTAATCGTCGAGGGTGAAAACTGCGACGGCGGGCTTGCGGATCGCGAAGGCCGGCGCTGTGACGACGGGCGGCAACAGCCCCTCGAACCGCTCTCCCGTCTCGGGCAGCTCGGCCGAGACGCGCGGCCTGTCCGCGTGGACCTCGGCGCCGACATGGTGCGCGACCAGGCGCACGATCCGCTCGCCATCGGCGGGCGACAGCGTGCGACCGCTATCTTCGAGGCCACCCGACAGCCGGTCGATCCAGAGCCGGCCGTCGGGATTGAGCATCACCTCGACGATCGACGGGTCTTCGAGGAAGGCGGCGATCGCCGGGCCGAGCGCGGTGCGCAGCATGCGCGCGCCGCGTGAGAAGGCCTCGGAATGGAGCGGAGCTGCCGCCACGATCGTCCCCGTCATTGGCCAATCGCGACGCGCGATTGGCGACGGGGATGATTAGAAAAGGCAGGAAATAGGGCAGTTCAACAAGTATTCAGGCGGCGTAGGAGGCCAGCGTAGCGCAGGGAAAAAAGACTTGCTGGGTGCGAAGTGATTCTCCATCGATGCCGGCATTGGTTCTAAGTTGCTCAAGCCGTCAGCTTTCAATGTATCAGTGCCCCTGGGAGGGTCCGGTTGTTGGAGCCGGTCCGACCTTCGCCGCGGCTCGGTTTCCACAATCCGTAGCCAGAGATCGACTGCTAGGATTGCTGCATGCAGGGGCGCTGCGACCGATCGCGGGATTGAGGCTCCCGCCGGATGTCAACCTGTGCTATTCGACGTGCGGGAGGTGTCCAGAATAAATGAAAGAATACAAGGACGTTGGGCCGCGCGGTTCCGAGTGGCGCAAATGGGATCTTCAGGTCCACACCCCCGCGTCGCACCTCAACAACCAGTTCGGCAGCGACTGGGACGTCTACGTCCAGAACCTTTTCCGGATGGCGCTCACTAAGGGCATCGCCGTCATTGGCCTCACCGACTATTTCACCATAGACGGTTACAAGAAGGTCAAGGAGGACTACCTCGCCAACCCTGCCAAGCTGAAGGCACTGTTCAGCGCGGAGGAGATCGAACAGATCGCGGGGATGCGCGTCCTCCCCAATATCGAGTTCCGCCTGAGAACGCTCGTCGGGCCGAATCGCATCAATTGCCACGTCATCCTGTCGGACGAGGTGGCGATCCGCGACATCAAGGAGAATTTCCTACACGACCTGACCTTCACCAATCAGGCCAAGCCGCAGGCGACCGCCGAGACGCACAAGCTGAAGGTCGAAAATCTGCGGCAGTTCGGCGAGCGGCTCATCAAGGAGCATCCACCGTTTGGTGAACAGGGGGACGCGCTGTTCGTCGGCATGACCAACGCCGTGGTGGACGACAACCATATCCTTCAGGCGCTTCAGGACAGCAGGTTCAAGGATAAATTCCTGTTTTGCGTCGTGGCGGACGAAGATCTACCCAAGCTCAAGTGGGACTCACAGGACCATCATACTCGCAAGCTGCTGATCCAGCGTTCCGATGCGCTGTTCGCGGGCAACCCCGCCACGCGCAACTGGGCGCTGGCCCGCGAGCCGCAATACACCGACGGCGAAGAGCATTTCCTCAGGGAGTTCAAGACGCTCAAGCCCTGCGTCCACGGCTCTGATTGCCACGGCTATCCCGAAATCGGGCACCCCTGCGCGAAGAGGGGCAAAAAGGGCCACGATTGCGCAGCGGTGCCGGCGGAGTGCGAGCTTCGCTATTGCTGGATCAAGGCCGACACCACGTTCGAAGGCTTGCGCCAGATCCTCCACGAGCCCGCGGACCGCGTCTACATCGGTGCCTCGCCGCCGGTGTACTATGACGAGGCGCGCGTCATCTCCCGCGTCACTTTGAGCGACGGCAAGGGATGGTTCTCCGACGTGTCCATTCCACTCAATGCGGGGATGGTTTCGATCATCGGCCAGAAGGGATCGGGGAAATCGGCGCTTGCCGACTTGATCGCGTTCGCTGCTGGAAGCTGGGATCCTGCCGAAAAGGACTGCTTCCTCAAACGTTCCAGCGGCCACCTCGACGGCATGAAAGTCACTCTTCATTGGGCTGACGGTCATACATCGGAAGGCATAGTCGGTCGGGATCGCCGTCCCACGAATGAGGTCCACTACCTCTCACAGAACTATGTCGAGCGCATCTGCGCTAAGGACGGCATCACCAAGGAGCTGGTCCGCGAAATCGAGAAGGTCGTCTTCCACTACCTCGACCCGACCGACACGCTGAACGCGTCCGACTTCGAGGAACTGCGGCTCATCAAGACCGAGGGTGTCCGCGAAGAGGGCAACCGTCTGCGGGACGAGATGTATGCGGTCATTCGCGACGAATGCGCGTTGCGGGACCTGATTGCCAAGACCCCAGAGAAGCAGGCACGCGTCAAAACCTTAACCGAGGAGCGGGAGGGTCTACTGAAGCAATTGCCCGCGCCTGCCTCGGAGGCCGAAGCCAAGGTTCAGGAGGAATTGCAGCAGAAGCGGCAGGAGCTGACTAAGGCCCAGCAAGGCGTAGCTGCGCACAAGCAGAACCTTCAGCGTATCGCAGACATCCGGACCCGCACCGGCGCGTTCCGAGTGCAGATGGAGCGGTTCTTCGAACAGTTACAGCCGACGCTCCGTGAGGTCGGTGTGCCCGAAGGCGAATGGAAGAAGTTCCGGCCAGATTTCCCCGCCGAGATCGAGCCGCCGCTAGCCGCGCGAGAGAAGGCCGTCAACGAAGCCATCGCTGTGGTCGAGGGCGGCGAACCTCCAGCTGCTGGCACGATCCGCAAGCTTCTGGCAGAGATAGACGAGCTGATGAAACGGGAGACCGCGGACAAGGCGCGCCAGGAGCGAACGAAGCAGATTCAGAACCGCGTCGCCGTTATCAACACCGAGGTCGAACGGCTCAATGCCGAGATCAAGAACGTCGAAGAAAACGGCTCGGCGCAGATCGCGACTTTCGGGACCAAGCGTCTCGACGCCTATGTGGCGTACTTCGCAAACCTTAAGCTGGAACAGCAAGCGCTTCAGGGGCTTTACGATCCGATCAGGGAGCGTCTGACCAAACAGGCCCTTCTAAAGGGCAGGGAACTTGAGTTCGCCATCCGCTGGGCGGCTGACGTTTCCACATGGATCGAGCGCGGCGCGGCTCTGTTCGACCAACGGCGCGCCGTGCCTTACGGCAGCGTCGAGCAATTAGGCAAGGCGGCGAACCGCATCCTTCTCCCGGCATGGGCGAGCGGCGATCCGGAGCGGATCCGGACTGCCTTTGAAATCTTCATGGGTGAATTCAGGAAGAAGGAGCTGCCGTGGAAGAGCTACGTCCGGAACGGCGTCACGCTTCAGGATGTGCTGAACTGGCTTTATGAGGTCAGCCATATTCGCCTCGAATACGGCCTCAAGTTTAACGGCGCCGAACTAGAAAGCCTGTCCCCCGGCACCAAGGGCATCGTGCTCCTGATCCTCTATCTCGGCATGGATATCGAGGACAGCAGGCCGCTGGTTGTCGACCAGCCCGACGAGAACCTCGACAACGAGTCAATCTATAACCTTCTGACTCCATACTTTCGGCTGGCAAAGGTGAGGCGACAGATCATCGTCATCACACACAACCCGAATCTCGTCGTGAACTCTGATTCTGAGCAGGTGATCGTCGCCACCGGCGAGAAGCAGGAGAACGGCCTTCCCATCATCAGCTACAATTCCGGTTCTCTTGAAGAGAACCACCCCCCCGAGACCGGCATGCGTCAACAGGTCTGCAATATACTGGAAGGCGGCGACGTCGCCTTCCTCAAGCGCGAAAGGCGTTACGCGATCAGAGAGAAGTAGCGCTATGCGGTCGCGCGCAGCACCTCTATGGCCCACACGGCATCGCATGATCTCGGTGGCGTCCGCAACGAATCTATCGTCCGACCCTGATCGCCGATCTTAGTCGCACACAGTCCGCTCGACCGTGTCTTCTGCGATCTCCTGCCTTAGCTTCGGACCTTCGTTCAGACGCCGGCCAAGCGTGGCGACAAAATTGTCATAGCGCGCCCCGGCCTGCGCACGAGCGGCCTTGGCCGCCGGCTCCGGCAGCGGCGGCGTCGTGTTGAGCCAGAAGCGGATGAACAGCGCCAGCGTCTCGACACCGATACCGACATCGCGTTCAAGCCGCGCCAGGCGCCGATCCTGCTGGTCGAGCCGCTTCGCGATAGCAGCCTCCCTCCGCTCGTCCGCATCCGGCGACAGGAATGACGCGATCGCGGCTTCGGCGATCAGCGACATCGAATGGTCCCGGCGCGCGGCATAGGCCGACAAGGCCTGCATGACATCCGGGTCGAGGTAGACGGAAAGCTGGGCCTTCTTCTTTGCCGTGACCATCAGCGCCTCACATCCCCAGATCGTCGCCGGGATCGAGCGAGGCTTGCTGGGCGAGGCCCTGCATGAGGTCGTTCATGCGGCCGATGCGAGGCGCGTCCTCCTCCATCTCGTCGACCTGATCGAGCGCGAACTCATTCTCGATCGGAGCTTGCTTCTCGACGGAGCCTTGGCTGAGTTCCGGCTGCTTGCGCCGGTCAGTGTTCTTCGGATCCTCGTCGTCGGTGTCCTCGCCATCGACTCCAGCCGGCGCCGGTGGTCGGGGCGGCAGCGGGCGCGAACTCCAATCATCTGGCCGCCCCTCCTTCGGTCGCGTGAGCACGGGCGGCGCCATGATGCGCTCCTGAAACCGTTCATCCTCGTAGTAGCGCGCCTTCTTCGCGCGGATCGGGTGGACGCCCGACACCATGACGATCTCGTCAGTGGGCGGGAGCTGCATCACCTCGCCTGGCGTCAGCAGCGGGCGCGCGGTCTCCGAGCGGGAGACCATGAGGTGGCCGAGCCAGGGCGACAGTCGGCTGCCGGCATAGTTCTTCATCGCCTTCATCTCGGTCGCGGTGCCGAGCGCGTCGCTGACCCGCTTTGCCGTCCGCTCGTCGTTGGTCGCGAAGCTGACCCGCACATGACAGTTGTCGAGGATCGAGTTGTTGGGGCCGTAGGCCTTCTCGATCTGGTTCAGCGACTGCGCGATCAGGAAACTCTTGATGCCGTAGCCGGCCATGAAGGCGAGCGCGGATTCGAAGAAGTCGAGGCGGCCGAGCGCCGGGAACTCGTCGAGCATCAAGAGGAGACGGCGTCGCCCGGCCTTGGCCTGCAGGTCCTCCGTCAGCCGCCGGCCGACCTGGTTGAGGATCAGGCGGATGAGCGGTTTGGTCCGGTTGATGTCGGACGGCGGCACGACGAGGTAGAGCGTCGTCGGCCGATCACTGGCCACGATGTCGCCGATCCGCCAGTCGCAACGACGCGTCACCTCGGCCACAACTGGATCGCGATAGAGGCCGAGGAACGACATGGCCGTGCTCAGCACGCCGGACCGTTCGTTGCCGGATTTGTTCAGCAGCTCGCGCGCGGCAGAAGCGACGACGGGATGGACGCCAGCCTCGCCGAGGTGCGGCGTTCGCATCATCGCCGAGAGCGTCGACTCGATCGGCCGCTTGGGATCGGAGAGGAAGGACGCAACACCGGCGAGCGTTTTGTCCTCCTCGGCGTAGAGGACGTGCAGGATGGCGCCGACCAGCAACGCGTGACTGGTCTTTTCCCAGTGATTCCGTTTCTCAAGGCTGCCTTCCGGGTCGACCAGGATGTCGGCGATGTTCTGGACGTCGCGAACCTCCCACTCGCCGCGGCGGACCTCGAGCAGTGGATTATAGGCTGACGACTTCGCATTGGTCGGGTCGAACAGCAGCACGCGGCCGTGCTGCGCCCGGAAGCCCGCAGTGAGCTGCCAGTTCTCTCCTTTGATGTCATGAACGATGGCCGAACCCGGCCAGGTCAGGAGCGAGGGGATGACCAGGCCGACGCCCTTGCCTGATCGGGTCGGCGCGAAGCATAGCACATGCTCCGGCCCATCATGGCGGAGGTAGCTGCGGTCATGGCGGCCCAGCACCAAGCCATCGGGGCCGAGCAGGCCAGCTTCGGCGATCTCCTTCGGTTGCGCCCAACGTGCGGAGCCGTAGGTCTCGACGTTCTTCGCCTCGCGCGCGCGCCAGACTGACATGCCGATGGCGGCGGTCGCGGCGATGAGCCCGCCGGATGATGCGATGTAGGCGCCCTCGATGAAGATCGACGGCGCATAGGCGTCGTAGGCGTACCACCACCAGAAGAAGGCCGGAGGGAGGTAGAACGGGAAGTGTAGGATCTCGAACCAGGGCCGCCCCAGCTCGGGCTGAAAGCCGAGCCGCCAGGCCGTCCATTCGGTAGCGGTCCAGATCGCCAGCAAGACGATGGCGAAGACGGTGATGATTTGACCCCAGAGAATCTTGGTCGCAGGCATCGTAATTCCCTTCGGCTCCATGAATTCGTCGAGCCGGTTTGGGAATTGCAAGTCCGATACTTGTGAAGGGGAAGCCCAGCGCGATACGGCGCAAAAAGACTTAAAGGCGCGTAGGTAGTTGGTCGGAGGTCAGGATACTATGACGAGATTGGCGTCCGGTCTTGGGCGGCTTGGGCCGTCCGTTGGATTCCCTCAGCCACCAATCCGTATAACTGTGGTGGCAGTTCGTGTCCCATGCCCTCTACCATCATAAGTTCGGAACGTGGCACCGAGGCGGCGGTATCTTCGCCGCAGGCCGGAGGGATGAGAGGATCATCCTTGCCATGGATGACGAGCGTCGGCGCCAAGATCGTCGCCAGGCGCGAACGCCGATCGCCGGCGACCGCCATAGCAGCGATCTGTCGTCCCGCGCCTGTCGGATCGTAGTCGCGCTGTAATTCCTCCCGCACGAGCGTTCTGTGTTGGCCCTCGTCAAAAGCGCGGCCGGTTCCGGCAATCAGACGCGCGAAGGCCGAGCTATGCACGAGAAAACCTTCCTCGTCCGCAAAGGGGTCGGGCCCGGGGCCCATCATCGCCGCCATCACCGCGGGTGCGGCCTGCGGGAGGGACGGATTGCCAGTGCTCGACATGATCGAGGTCAGGGACAAGACCCGATCAGGATATTCGCTCGCCATGACCTGCGCGATCATCCCGCCCATCGATCGCCCAACAACGTGAGCGCGAGCGATCGACAAAACATCCAGCAATCCTACGGCGTCCGCGGCCATGTCATAGAGGGTGTAGGGCACATCGGGGCGCTTGCCAGCCGCCAGCGCCGCGCCCAGCATGCTGAAATCCGGAGGCGCGGATTGGGTGAAATGAGTCGAGCGCCCAGAGTCCCGGTTGTCGAAGCGGATGACGCGATAGCCGCGGTCGACGAGCGCCGCGCAAAATGACGCCGTCCATCGGATCATCTGGGTGCCGAGTCCGCTGATCAACAGGATAGCTGGGCGACTCTCGTCGCCGAAACTGTCGTAGGCCAACTCGATGCCGTTGGCGCTCACGATGGTCATGGTTCGCTCCTTCGAGATTGCGCCGGCAAAGGCAGCTCGGTCAGGGGAAGAAGACGCGAGTCCTCGATCGCGGCCGCGCGATGGCCGAGCCCCGCTCGGTATGCCTCGTTCGTGGCGAAGCTCAGAAATGAAGCGACGCTGCTTTGGCGGACGAGCATCGCCAAATCCCACCGTTCATCATCCGGACCGATCAGGAAGGGTCCGCCGGCCCCCAGGAAGACGACATCGCCGCCGCTCTCGCGAAGAAAGGGAAGCGTGTACCGAATGTAGCTGTCGAAAGCGTTCGCGCCGCTGATGGGAGCCGCCGGCGCCAGGTCGGGATGATCGGTGTAATCCGCTGTCGCCCGAAAGCGCAGCAGGTTGAGCATGAGCACCGGGCCGCCGATGTCGCGCTGGATAAAGCGCAGGCCCGATTCTTGTGTCGGCTCGAGATGCGGGCCGCTGGCGTGCGCGGTCATAGTGTCCTCCGTTCAATCGCGGGAAGCGGCCCGGCCCCCGAAGGCCAGGTCCAGAATGTGAGCGCGAATTGCGTCCGGCCACGCCGCGATTGACTGTTCCAGCTTCGATCGGTCGTCGGCGAAGAGCGCGCGCGTCGCCTCCTCGTAGCCCGGCCGATTGCCTGCCATCGCCAGCATGAAGTGATAAGCCGCCTCTTGGACGGCGCGACGGCTCGCACCGGGACCAGCCGTTCGCCTCGCGTCCTCGACGAGCCGCCGTAAGGTCGCCGAGGCGCCTCCCGGTTGCGTGACCAACCAGTCCCAATGCCTCGGCAGCAGCGTCACCTCGCGCGAAACCACGCCCAACTTGGGCCGGCCCCGCGCTCTCGATTCCGGATCCGCAGGCGAAGATCCGGCTGGTTCCGTCGGCGCTGATCGATACCGGCCCACATAGGTTTCTAGCGCTCGCGAGAGCCGATCGATGATGTCCGCCTTCGTGCCACGAAGATCCAGGTCGATGACTTGGCCCGTCTTGTCGTCGAAGACGAGGACCAGTGTCGAAGCACCCGAGTCGCTGGCCGCTTTGACTGCCAACGCCACTTCGAGCAGCGGCCCCCTCAGGAGCAGGTGCTCGCCCTCGAACGCGGTACAGGGTTTTGAAGCTTCGCCGGACATTGGCCATCCAAGGCGAGGATTATTACCCGGAATAAAATGGCACGGTCAATTATACCCTGGTAAATATATTTGATCGCCAACGCATGGCCAGGGCACTCGACCGAACCAGCGATGAGCGGCGGCATCGCGCTGGCAGGCACACCGATCGGCGCCCCAATCGTCGGATAGGCGGCCGGCCTCTACGGGCCGCGCTGTTGCTCGGCATCGGCGCCGCCTCGGCTTCGCCGCCGCCGCCGCCGTCGCGGCGCTAGTCGCCGTCTAGGCTGGGAGCATCGCCCGGGCATATCTGATCGGCGGCATCCCGACATGGCGGGTGAAGGCGGTGCTGAACGTGCTCGCCGAGGCGTAGCCGACCTGCGCGGCGACATGCTCGATCGCCAGCTCCCGCGTGCGTAGCAGCCGCTTGGCGAGTGCCATGCGCCAGGTCAGCAGATACTCGATCGGGGGTAACCCGACGACGCGGCTGAAGCGCGCAAAGAAGGCGGACCGCGACATCGCCGCCTCGGCGGCGAGATCGGCCACGGTCCAGCCATGCGCGGGCCGCGCATGCATGGCGCGCAAGGCGGACACCAGGCGATCGTCCGACAGCCCCCGCGCGAGGCTCGGCACCGACAGGATGTCGGCCCCACAGCGTAGCGCCTCGATGAGCAGCACCTCGAGCAGGCGCTCCAGCACCAGCTCCCGCGCCGGGCGGGCGTGGCGCGTCTCGTCGCCCACAAGCTGAAGCAGCAGGGCAAGCCGCGGCTCGTCGCGGGCGACGATCATCGCCGGCAGCAGCGAGACGAGCAGGGCGGCATCGGGCGAGGCGAAGCTGCAGACCCCGACCTGCATCCTGAGATTGACCGGCTCGCTGGGCGGCCCGACCCGGAATCGTCCCTCACCAATCTCCGTCGGCGTCATCGCGATCCCGTGCGGCGGCGCCTCGATGCTCTCGACGACATGATCCTTGGTCACGGGCGACAGCACGAAATCGCCCTTCCGGACGATGATCGGCGGCCGGCCGGACGATACGACCCGACACGCGCCCTCCAGCACCGCGAAGAATACAGGCTTGCCCGCGATGTCGCGGCGGAGGCGCCACCGGCCGGCATATTCGACGAGCTTGGAATAGCTGGCCGAGGGCTGGAGCAAGGTCACGATCTCGGCAAGTGGGTCGACGGTCATGGCAGGACGATCGCAAATGTATCACGGACTTCCGACCATAGGCGGTCTCATCACCCTTCGCCATATCCAGGTGACCACCAACCAACTCGGAGTGCTTCCATGTCCACCGTCCTGATCACCGGTTGTTCCTCGGGCTTCGGCCTCGAAACCGTGAAACTGTTCCTCGAGAAGGGCTGGAAGGTCGTCGCCACGATGCGCCAGCCCAAGGCCGACATCCTGCCCACCTCCGCCAATCTCGTCGTCCTGCCGCTGGACGTCACCGACCCGGGCAGCATCGCGCGCGCGCTCGACCAGGCGGGTGAGATCGACGTGCTGGTCAACAATGCCGGGTTCGGCGCCGCCGTGCCGATCGAGTTGATCGAGCCGGACACGGCGCGGCAACTGTTCGAGACCAATACGCTCGGCACGCTGGCGATGCTGCAGGCGATCCTGCCCGGCTTTCGCGAGCGCCGTAGCGGCGTGGTCATCAACGTCACGTCGACGGTGACGCTCAAGCCGCTGCCGCTGGTCAGCGTCTATCGCGCGAGCAAGGCGGCGGTGAACGCGCTCACCGAGAGCCTCGCGGTCGAGATGGAGCCGTTCGGCGTACGGGTGCATATTGTGCTCCCCGGCCGCTCGCCGGAAACGAACTTCGGCAACAACGCGATGCCGCATCTGCGCGGGCTCGATAACCCCGACTACAAGCCGCTGATCGAAGGCATGATCGCCCGTTTCCGCGACGACACCGGTCCGGTGACGCATGCCGCCGATGTGGCTGTGGCGGTCTGGCGGGCGGCCACTGACCCGCACGCGCCGCTCAGGATCCCGGCCGGCGAGGATGCGGTGCAGTGGATGGCCGAGGCGGAATAAACCTGGCTCGGTAGAACGACTGCTCTCGATGAAGAGTAGTCATCGCCATGAGTCTCGCCGTTAGCGCTCGTGGACAAAGCTTGACGGGGCTGAGTGGGATTGATTCAACGCTGCCATTTGGAGGCGGCGTTGGACGGGACGATCGGGGCGACGGATGCGGAGTGGGCGTTGATTGGCCCGCTACTTCCGGCTGAGGCAGGCCGGGGCTGTCGGCCTGCGGGGGATAATCGCCGCTTTTTCGACGGCATGATGTGGATGGCGCGGACGGGAGCGCAATGGCGTCATCTTCCGCCCTGCTACGGCAAGTGGAACAGCGTGTTCCGGCGCTATCGCCGCTGGGTCGAACAGGGCGTGTTCGAGGCCCTGCTGGAAACCTTGGCTGAACTGGTCGGCCGCGACCGGTCGGCCGACATGATCGACAGCACGGTCGTGCGCGCCCATCACTGCGCTGCCGGGATAAAAAAGGCGCTGGCCCGGCCGAGGCGCTCGGCCGATCGCGCGGCGGCTTCTCGACCAAGCTCCACGCCCGCTGCGATGCACGCGGCCTCCCGCTCGCCTTCGTCTTGACGCCTGGACAGGCGCACGATCAGCAAGGCTTTGAACCGTTGTTCCGTGCCATCGGCGGTCGTCTCGATAGGCTTCTGGCGGATCGTGGCTATGACGCCGACCAGATCCGGGCCGACATCTCATACACCGGCGCGCGGCCCGTGATCCCCGCCAAACGCGGGAGACGAAACCCCGCCAGCCATGATCGGCATGCTTATAAGCTAAGAAACCGCATCGAGCGCATGTTCAACAAGCTCAAGAACTGGCGGCGTGTCGCCACTCGATACGACAAGACCGCACAATCTTATCTCGGCTTCGTCTCCATCGCCTCAGCCTTCCTCTGGACCACCTTTGTCCACGAACGCTAGTTGGGACGCGAAACAGACCGACGTCGGGAAGCGATCATGGGACCAGGTGGCAAAGCAAAGCCGCCTGGGTCTCCACGCTGCCCCCCGATGACCGTTGCGGGCCCCGGGAAGCTCCTTTACAGTTTACACGTCGGAAAAGGCAGGCTTGGTCTGGTCAGCCCAAGTCCTTTCGGTAACGAAAGCTCTGGTCTTTGGCCTCGTGCCGAGATCCCCACGACGAACATCGGACGCTCTGAGGGCGCCCGGCCGTTCGTCCGTGCGGTCTCCAACGCGAGGAACGCTCCGGTCGAACACCATCGACACAGGAGCGTGACATGCCGATCTCCCACACCCACGACGTTATCATCGCCGGCGCCGGCCCGGTCGGGCTGTTGCTCGCCTGTGAGCTGAGGCTCGCGGGTGTTTCCGTACTTGTCCTGGAACAGGCCGACGATCCGCATTCGCCACTGAAAGTCCTGCCCTTCGGCATGCGCGGTCTGTCGACGCCGACGCTCGAGGCCCTCGACCGGCGTGACCTGCTCGACGATATCAAAGCTGCGAGCCAGGCGAACGCCGCGTCTGGCGCGACCAAGGCATCCGCCCATTGGATACAGCAGCGGCAGTCACGCCGGGCCGCGGGCCATTTCGCCGGGATCCAGTTCTTCCACGAGGACGTCGATGCCTCGCAGTGGCCTTACCGGCTGCCGAGCCCGACCGGATTCAATCTCGCGGTGGACATGCAGTCCCTCGAAAACCTTCTGACCGTCCGAGCGATCGCGACGGGGGCGGAGATCAGGCGCGGCGTTGCGGTCGAGGGTTTCGAGCAGACCGACGAAAGCGTGATCGTCCGCGCCACCGG
Proteins encoded in this region:
- a CDS encoding SDR family oxidoreductase; protein product: MSTVLITGCSSGFGLETVKLFLEKGWKVVATMRQPKADILPTSANLVVLPLDVTDPGSIARALDQAGEIDVLVNNAGFGAAVPIELIEPDTARQLFETNTLGTLAMLQAILPGFRERRSGVVINVTSTVTLKPLPLVSVYRASKAAVNALTESLAVEMEPFGVRVHIVLPGRSPETNFGNNAMPHLRGLDNPDYKPLIEGMIARFRDDTGPVTHAADVAVAVWRAATDPHAPLRIPAGEDAVQWMAEAE
- a CDS encoding AraC family transcriptional regulator, encoding MTVDPLAEIVTLLQPSASYSKLVEYAGRWRLRRDIAGKPVFFAVLEGACRVVSSGRPPIIVRKGDFVLSPVTKDHVVESIEAPPHGIAMTPTEIGEGRFRVGPPSEPVNLRMQVGVCSFASPDAALLVSLLPAMIVARDEPRLALLLQLVGDETRHARPARELVLERLLEVLLIEALRCGADILSVPSLARGLSDDRLVSALRAMHARPAHGWTVADLAAEAAMSRSAFFARFSRVVGLPPIEYLLTWRMALAKRLLRTRELAIEHVAAQVGYASASTFSTAFTRHVGMPPIRYARAMLPA